In Frankiaceae bacterium, a genomic segment contains:
- a CDS encoding DUF5667 domain-containing protein, translating to MRRSARLAEEFAAALEGSGVASARRDPALAPLLSLAQGLQAVPLAAAPDFRDTLRQRLLAVATVAPSPAAVPSPVDRARTWVEGWRVQRAMQVAAASMAGVVALTGVSVGASRSVPGDALYGMKRSAEGVQLSLARNEVNRGKRHLQHAETRLHEVARIVGEDIALGPAPTGPGQITVAFGGSKSARVAEGLHAMDDSTRDGTRLLFEAYTQEQDEAVLRHVQEFTARQREHLGAVISALPAEAYDDAEASLSLVSNLHLRATQLIAVGTCGAENCAALKPVAPSPGATTPPTPVATPTYDDLGPVPCTCPGDPGAEPTPEPTPSPSEQAPPSDPPAPSDPPPTNSPSPSPSTPSPTKSRYPVPSQVPTPVASPLQDVIEEVEEVLPTPLPTIPPLPGVTAPLVPGQ from the coding sequence ATGCGCCGTTCGGCTCGTCTGGCAGAGGAGTTCGCCGCCGCCCTCGAGGGCAGTGGCGTCGCCTCCGCGCGCCGTGACCCGGCCCTGGCGCCCCTGCTGAGCCTCGCGCAGGGCCTCCAGGCCGTGCCGCTCGCGGCCGCCCCCGACTTCCGCGACACGCTGCGCCAGCGCCTCCTCGCCGTCGCCACCGTCGCGCCCTCGCCCGCCGCCGTCCCGAGCCCCGTCGACCGCGCTCGTACGTGGGTCGAGGGCTGGCGCGTCCAGCGCGCGATGCAGGTCGCGGCCGCCTCCATGGCCGGCGTCGTCGCCCTCACCGGTGTCAGCGTCGGCGCCAGCCGCTCCGTACCCGGCGACGCGCTGTACGGCATGAAGCGCAGCGCCGAGGGCGTCCAGCTCAGCCTGGCGCGCAACGAGGTCAACCGCGGCAAGCGCCACCTCCAGCACGCCGAGACCCGCCTGCACGAGGTCGCGCGGATCGTCGGCGAGGACATCGCGCTCGGGCCGGCGCCGACCGGTCCCGGGCAGATCACGGTGGCGTTCGGAGGCAGCAAGTCCGCCCGCGTCGCCGAGGGCCTGCACGCCATGGACGACTCGACCCGCGACGGCACGCGCCTGCTCTTCGAGGCGTACACCCAGGAGCAGGACGAGGCCGTGCTGCGCCACGTCCAGGAGTTCACCGCGCGCCAGCGCGAGCACCTCGGCGCCGTCATCAGCGCGCTGCCCGCGGAGGCGTACGACGACGCGGAGGCCTCGCTCTCGCTCGTCAGCAACCTCCACCTGCGCGCCACCCAGCTCATCGCGGTCGGCACCTGCGGCGCGGAGAACTGCGCCGCCCTCAAGCCCGTCGCCCCGTCGCCCGGCGCCACCACGCCGCCGACGCCGGTGGCCACGCCGACGTACGACGACCTCGGCCCCGTGCCGTGCACCTGCCCAGGTGACCCGGGCGCGGAGCCCACGCCGGAGCCGACCCCGTCGCCGTCCGAGCAGGCCCCGCCGAGCGACCCGCCGGCGCCGAGCGACCCGCCGCCGACCAACTCCCCGTCGCCGAGCCCGTCGACGCCGTCGCCGACGAAGTCGCGCTACCCGGTGCCGTCGCAGGTGCCGACGCCGGTCGCGTCGCCGCTGCAGGACGTCATCGAGGAGGTCGAGGAAGTCCTCCCGACCCCGCTGCCGACGATCCCGCCGCTGCCGGGCGTCACCGCGCCGCTGGTGCCCGGCCAGTAG
- a CDS encoding sigma-70 family RNA polymerase sigma factor, producing the protein MSRPRNRLGGLDDLRAELVRFHTEPNAFAEGPGRPLPGLGSFGNVVPLRPDVTLPSGDESGAGPDVVALVRKAQQGDAEAFGELYDRYLDLVYRYVYYRVGGKALAEDLVSETFLRALRRIGTFEWQGRDFAAWLITIARNIIADHYKSGRFRLEVSTADMIDADRADEGIESEVLDGITNAALLDAVKKLNDEQMECVVLRFLQGMSVLETAQAMNKSEGAIKALQYRAVRTLGRMLPKELML; encoded by the coding sequence GTGAGCCGCCCCCGCAACCGCCTCGGCGGTCTCGACGACCTGCGCGCCGAGCTGGTCCGCTTCCACACGGAGCCGAACGCGTTCGCCGAGGGTCCTGGCCGTCCGTTGCCGGGCCTGGGGTCGTTCGGCAACGTCGTCCCCCTGCGCCCCGACGTGACGCTCCCCTCGGGCGACGAGTCCGGCGCCGGCCCCGACGTCGTCGCGCTGGTGCGCAAGGCACAGCAGGGCGACGCGGAGGCGTTCGGGGAGCTGTACGACCGCTACCTCGACCTCGTCTACCGCTACGTCTACTACCGCGTCGGCGGCAAGGCGCTCGCCGAGGACCTCGTGAGCGAGACGTTCCTCCGGGCGCTGCGCCGCATCGGGACGTTCGAGTGGCAGGGCCGCGACTTCGCGGCGTGGCTCATCACGATCGCGCGCAACATCATCGCCGACCACTACAAGTCCGGCCGGTTCCGCCTCGAGGTCTCGACCGCGGACATGATCGACGCCGACCGCGCCGACGAGGGCATCGAGTCCGAGGTACTCGACGGCATCACGAACGCCGCCCTCCTCGACGCCGTCAAGAAGCTCAACGACGAGCAGATGGAGTGCGTCGTGCTCCGGTTCCTCCAGGGCATGTCGGTCCTGGAGACCGCCCAGGCCATGAACAAGTCCGAGGGCGCGATCAAGGCGCTGCAGTACCGCGCCGTCCGCACCCTGGGACGGATGCTGCCGAAGGAGCTGATGTTGTGA
- a CDS encoding response regulator transcription factor, translating into MAVRVMVVDDTDHVRTMLAEMLELDGFEVVAQAANGDEAVALAIEADPDVIVMDLKMPGTDGLESTRRIKETRPTQAVILYTAYLDPVIEAQAKEVGVTLCLGKIDGLPELERQISRLTLELAGDA; encoded by the coding sequence ATGGCCGTGCGGGTCATGGTTGTGGACGACACGGACCACGTCCGCACGATGCTGGCCGAGATGCTGGAGCTCGACGGGTTCGAGGTCGTGGCGCAGGCGGCCAACGGCGACGAGGCCGTAGCCCTGGCCATCGAGGCCGACCCGGACGTCATCGTCATGGATCTGAAGATGCCGGGCACCGACGGGCTCGAGAGCACGCGCCGCATCAAGGAGACCCGCCCGACCCAGGCGGTCATCCTCTACACGGCGTACCTCGACCCGGTCATCGAGGCGCAGGCCAAGGAGGTCGGCGTCACGCTCTGCCTGGGCAAGATCGACGGCCTCCCCGAGCTCGAACGCCAGATCTCCCGGCTGACCCTCGAGCTCGCCGGCGACGCGTAG
- a CDS encoding transglycosylase domain-containing protein encodes MAQTLAPRAAGGNPGRGRGRARRRGRRFPFVRWTLLAAVVGLLSFVGGLLAAPIDLTVPARLPAALLLDANERYFASIRAPEIREDVPASDIPQAMRLAIIAAEDERFLSHKGVDPIAIMRAGYRDIVNDSRQGGSTITQQYVKNIYVGRERTYMRKMREAAVAYRAEKKFGKEEILIRYLNSVYLGNGTYGVQAASKYYFGVPIKDLALRKATGERSETLELARAAILAGIVAAPSKYNPVHDMTLAKQRQFYTLERMSKNAFITPIQASQAYRQPLVLAKLRPPAEATEAPLFTDMVTAELKETLPDDDLYRGGLRIKTTLDLLMQRAMEQSVFAALPGLNPATPNDTDPDAAVVAIDPRNGDLKAVYASRYTRGGFNTATQGGLQTGSAIKPFTLAAALMNGRTLDTVYQASTCTTVPHTPQPYRFCNAERGETGGYTLRRALAASVNTVYGRLAHDVGRAKVKKVAVDAGMGPARGIGTNPAMALGAVSVTPLSVAKAYATLAAGGRRHDVRLILEERRDADTKKTFSGIEVFKAPARPRGRQVIPKPVADQVVEAMYDVVERGTGGGAAVPGKRVFGKTGTTNNFTNAWFAGCVPELCVVTWMGYKNASNKEMRSVRGVGPVFGGTLPAAIFRGFFTKYEALKAAEARSEDAVASASPSATPFRRRPTPVRTVAPQPRPSTTPSPTPRRTATPTASATPAPSETPPVTTPPPEPTVTASSTGDPPGGGGATGPPAPP; translated from the coding sequence GTGGCCCAGACTCTCGCGCCTCGCGCGGCCGGTGGCAACCCCGGTCGCGGGCGCGGTCGCGCGCGCCGCCGCGGCAGGCGGTTCCCGTTCGTGCGCTGGACGCTGCTCGCGGCGGTGGTCGGGCTGCTGTCGTTCGTCGGCGGGCTGCTCGCCGCGCCGATCGACCTGACCGTGCCCGCGCGGCTGCCCGCCGCCCTGCTGCTCGACGCCAACGAGCGCTACTTCGCCTCCATCCGCGCGCCCGAGATCCGCGAGGACGTACCCGCCTCCGACATCCCGCAGGCGATGCGGCTCGCGATCATCGCCGCGGAGGACGAACGGTTCCTCTCGCACAAGGGCGTCGACCCGATCGCGATCATGCGGGCCGGCTACCGCGACATCGTCAACGACTCCCGGCAGGGCGGGTCGACGATCACGCAGCAGTACGTCAAGAACATCTACGTCGGCCGCGAGCGCACGTACATGCGGAAGATGCGCGAGGCCGCGGTGGCGTACCGCGCGGAGAAGAAGTTCGGCAAGGAAGAGATCCTCATCCGCTACCTGAACTCCGTGTACCTCGGCAACGGCACGTACGGCGTGCAGGCCGCGAGCAAGTACTACTTCGGCGTGCCCATCAAGGACCTCGCGCTGCGCAAGGCGACGGGGGAGCGTTCGGAGACGCTGGAGCTGGCCCGCGCGGCGATCCTCGCCGGCATCGTCGCGGCACCGTCGAAGTACAACCCCGTCCACGACATGACGCTCGCGAAGCAGCGGCAGTTCTACACGCTCGAGCGCATGAGCAAGAACGCCTTCATCACGCCGATCCAGGCCTCGCAGGCGTACCGCCAGCCGCTGGTGCTGGCCAAGCTGCGACCGCCGGCGGAGGCGACCGAGGCGCCGCTGTTCACCGACATGGTCACCGCGGAGCTGAAGGAGACGCTGCCCGACGACGACCTCTACCGCGGCGGCCTGCGCATCAAGACGACGCTCGACCTGCTCATGCAGCGGGCGATGGAGCAGTCGGTCTTCGCGGCGCTCCCAGGGCTGAATCCCGCGACGCCGAACGACACCGACCCCGACGCGGCGGTCGTCGCGATCGACCCGCGCAACGGCGACCTCAAGGCCGTCTACGCCTCCCGCTACACCCGCGGCGGTTTCAACACCGCGACCCAGGGCGGGCTGCAGACCGGGTCGGCGATCAAGCCGTTCACCCTCGCCGCCGCGCTCATGAACGGCAGGACGCTCGACACGGTCTACCAGGCGTCCACGTGCACGACCGTGCCGCACACGCCGCAGCCGTACCGGTTCTGCAACGCCGAGCGCGGCGAGACCGGCGGCTACACGCTGCGCCGCGCGCTCGCGGCCTCGGTCAACACCGTCTACGGCCGCCTCGCGCACGACGTCGGCCGCGCCAAGGTCAAGAAGGTCGCCGTCGACGCAGGCATGGGCCCGGCGCGCGGCATCGGCACCAACCCCGCCATGGCGCTCGGTGCGGTGTCGGTCACGCCGCTGTCGGTGGCGAAGGCGTACGCCACGCTCGCCGCGGGCGGCCGGCGCCACGACGTCCGCCTCATCCTCGAGGAGCGTCGCGACGCCGACACGAAGAAGACGTTCAGCGGCATCGAGGTATTCAAGGCGCCCGCGCGGCCGCGCGGCCGGCAGGTCATCCCCAAGCCCGTCGCCGACCAGGTCGTCGAGGCGATGTACGACGTCGTCGAGCGCGGCACCGGGGGCGGCGCCGCGGTGCCCGGCAAGCGGGTCTTCGGCAAGACCGGGACGACGAACAACTTCACGAACGCGTGGTTCGCGGGCTGCGTGCCCGAGCTCTGCGTCGTGACGTGGATGGGCTACAAGAACGCCTCCAACAAGGAGATGCGCAGCGTCCGCGGCGTCGGTCCGGTGTTCGGCGGCACGCTGCCGGCGGCGATCTTCCGCGGCTTCTTCACGAAGTACGAGGCGCTGAAGGCGGCCGAGGCACGGTCCGAGGACGCGGTGGCGTCGGCCTCGCCGTCGGCGACGCCGTTCCGCCGCCGGCCGACGCCGGTGCGTACGGTCGCCCCGCAGCCGCGCCCGTCCACGACGCCCAGCCCGACGCCGCGGCGTACGGCCACGCCGACCGCGAGCGCGACGCCCGCGCCGAGCGAGACGCCGCCGGTGACGACGCCTCCGCCGGAGCCGACCGTGACGGCGTCGTCGACGGGCGACCCGCCGGGCGGCGGCGGCGCGACCGGCCCGCCCGCGCCTCCGTAG
- a CDS encoding CAP domain-containing protein → MALTIGLTKENPVLRKLAVLVLAPVLFLGVAAATQASAAGDPHAGSFVAKANAERTSRGLRALVVKSDLTAVAARHSARMAAQSKLYHNPSLGSEVSGWQVVGENVGNGGSVDSIHTALMNSPAHRANILATEYTEIGIGTVTDSRGVIWMTQVFRLPMAAPKVTPPVRKQVSRSVVRVPVQRPVVKPVAKPAAVAPKRPAPAAPVRPDASRFLTALATENVEATNPFAQATAYADTMSALAR, encoded by the coding sequence ATGGCCCTGACGATCGGCCTAACGAAGGAGAACCCGGTGCTCCGCAAGCTCGCGGTCCTGGTACTCGCCCCGGTGCTCTTCCTCGGCGTCGCCGCCGCCACGCAGGCCTCGGCCGCGGGCGACCCGCACGCCGGCTCGTTCGTCGCGAAGGCCAACGCGGAGCGCACCTCGCGCGGCCTGCGGGCCCTCGTCGTCAAGTCCGACCTCACCGCCGTCGCCGCCCGCCACAGCGCGCGGATGGCCGCCCAGAGCAAGCTCTACCACAACCCGAGCCTCGGCTCGGAGGTCTCCGGCTGGCAGGTCGTCGGCGAGAACGTCGGCAACGGCGGCTCCGTCGACTCCATCCACACCGCGCTCATGAACTCCCCCGCGCACCGCGCGAACATCCTCGCCACCGAGTACACCGAGATCGGCATCGGCACCGTCACCGACAGCCGCGGCGTCATCTGGATGACCCAGGTCTTCCGCCTCCCGATGGCCGCCCCGAAGGTGACGCCGCCGGTGCGGAAGCAGGTCTCCCGCTCCGTCGTCCGCGTCCCGGTGCAGCGCCCCGTCGTCAAGCCGGTCGCCAAGCCCGCCGCCGTCGCCCCCAAGCGCCCCGCGCCGGCCGCGCCGGTCCGCCCGGACGCCAGCCGCTTCCTCACCGCGCTCGCCACGGAGAACGTCGAGGCCACGAACCCGTTCGCGCAGGCGACGGCGTACGCCGACACGATGAGCGCCCTCGCCCGCTAG
- a CDS encoding CAP domain-containing protein, whose product MLRRVAVLLALVLPMTLLSATTPATASSDSEFVSRTNGARTSRGIRAYAVRSDLTAVARRQAARMAASGRMYHNPNLGSEVGGWSNVGENVGRGPDVASIHNAFMNSSSHRSNILSTTFTEFGVGTARSSSGELFVSQVFRRPSGASYTPPAPRPAPKPVYQRPVVRQRASRSAPRKPIVIRKPARKRVVADPTPARLRTAWRVYRKARPVTSLDRAVVFLRTTKIVAD is encoded by the coding sequence TTGCTGCGCCGCGTTGCCGTCCTGCTCGCCCTCGTCCTGCCGATGACGCTCCTGTCCGCGACGACGCCCGCCACGGCGTCGAGCGACTCGGAGTTCGTCTCCCGGACCAACGGGGCCCGCACCTCGCGCGGGATCCGCGCCTACGCCGTACGCAGCGACCTCACGGCCGTCGCGCGGCGCCAGGCCGCACGGATGGCCGCGTCGGGGCGGATGTACCACAACCCCAACCTCGGCTCGGAGGTCGGCGGGTGGAGCAACGTCGGCGAGAACGTCGGCCGCGGACCCGACGTCGCGTCGATCCACAACGCGTTCATGAACTCGTCCTCCCACCGCTCGAACATCCTCAGCACGACGTTCACGGAGTTCGGCGTGGGCACGGCGCGGTCGAGCAGCGGCGAGCTGTTCGTGTCGCAGGTGTTCCGCCGTCCTTCCGGGGCGTCGTACACCCCGCCGGCCCCCCGCCCGGCGCCGAAGCCGGTCTACCAGCGCCCCGTCGTACGCCAGCGGGCCAGCCGTAGCGCCCCCCGCAAGCCGATCGTCATCCGCAAGCCCGCGCGCAAGCGCGTCGTCGCCGACCCGACCCCGGCGCGGCTGCGCACCGCGTGGCGCGTGTACCGCAAGGCCCGGCCCGTCACGTCGCTCGACCGCGCGGTGGTCTTCCTCCGGACCACGAAGATCGTGGCGGACTGA
- a CDS encoding CAP domain-containing protein — protein MLRRLASLLVTTAVAVGGLAVTAPAAHASTEESQFTSLANSERSSRGLRSYSVASDLVAVARRHAQRMAAAGKIWHNPNLGSEVSGWQAVGENVGMGGSASSIHQAFMNSAAHRANILDGDFTQVGMGTARDSKGVLYVTQVFRKPMGSTAPAPAPAPRVTASPRPRAVYKPATAPAPVATRAAAPVAKPVSKPVRKAVDPKVALRKRLAAASLVAANSGQTGALGRAVTYVDVMAKLG, from the coding sequence GTGCTTCGCCGACTTGCTTCTCTTCTCGTCACCACCGCCGTCGCGGTGGGCGGTCTCGCCGTCACGGCCCCCGCGGCCCACGCGAGCACGGAGGAGTCGCAGTTCACCTCCCTGGCCAACAGCGAGCGTTCCAGCCGCGGCCTGCGCTCCTACAGCGTCGCGAGCGACCTCGTCGCCGTCGCCCGCCGCCACGCGCAGCGCATGGCCGCCGCCGGCAAGATCTGGCACAACCCGAACCTCGGCTCCGAGGTCAGCGGCTGGCAGGCCGTCGGCGAGAACGTCGGCATGGGCGGCTCGGCCTCGTCGATCCACCAGGCGTTCATGAACTCGGCCGCGCACCGCGCGAACATCCTCGACGGCGACTTCACGCAGGTCGGCATGGGCACGGCGCGCGACAGCAAGGGCGTCCTCTACGTCACGCAGGTCTTCCGCAAGCCGATGGGCTCGACCGCCCCGGCCCCGGCCCCCGCGCCGCGCGTCACCGCCTCGCCCCGCCCGCGCGCCGTCTACAAGCCCGCCACGGCCCCCGCTCCGGTCGCCACCCGCGCCGCCGCGCCGGTCGCCAAGCCGGTGAGCAAGCCCGTCCGCAAGGCCGTCGACCCCAAGGTCGCGCTCCGCAAGCGCCTCGCCGCCGCGAGCCTGGTGGCCGCGAACTCCGGCCAGACCGGCGCGCTGGGCCGGGCCGTGACGTACGTCGACGTGATGGCCAAGCTCGGCTGA
- a CDS encoding ribosomal L7Ae/L30e/S12e/Gadd45 family protein: protein MAHGPSAVPRIPEGFVVGAKAVLRAAAGDGGVRRVIVAADAPAAATEPVRRLAAERHLALVEVESSDVLGRFCGLPRPVAAAAEVDRCSVGTKVPA from the coding sequence ATGGCGCACGGTCCGTCCGCCGTACCCAGGATCCCCGAGGGCTTCGTCGTCGGGGCGAAGGCCGTGCTGCGCGCTGCCGCGGGGGACGGCGGCGTACGCCGCGTCATCGTCGCCGCCGACGCACCCGCCGCCGCGACCGAGCCGGTCCGCCGCCTCGCGGCCGAACGCCACCTCGCGCTCGTCGAGGTGGAGAGCTCCGACGTGCTGGGCCGGTTCTGCGGCCTGCCGAGGCCCGTCGCCGCCGCCGCGGAGGTAGATCGCTGCTCCGTTGGGACCAAAGTCCCTGCCTGA
- a CDS encoding AMP-binding protein — translation MNLADLVREAARRSPDKPALLYRDSAMTWGELEDAVSSVAAGLGTLGLSPGDRVAVALGNTPGFVVSYFGALRGGYVAVPVNTTYTPAELGHVLGDSGAAVVIGTRSAAPALLALREDVPTLKHVVVSDAAAAPEGTTSLDAVRAAGAPGVEASERGGEDLAVLIYTSGTSGRPKGAMLSHRALLANLDQCAAITPPVVQEDDVVLLVLPLFHIYGLNPALGMVAKAGATGVLVERFDPVDTLGEIHRRHVTNVVGAPPMYVAWSMLPDLSEAFASVRLLVSGAAPLPATALSSILERTGQHVFEGYGLTETSPVVTTTLMSEVAKPGSIGRPVPDVELKLVDEAGHETDEEDPGEIVVRGPNVFSGYWPDGHDGPDAAGWFATGDVAYADADGDLFLVDRRKELVLVSGFNVYPREVEDVLLRHPDIQEAAVLGIPHPYTGEAVKAIVVVRPGAQLSVEDVVAHCQVSLARFKCPTAVEFADELPHSATGKVSKGRLRENAGLLAR, via the coding sequence GTGAACCTGGCTGACCTCGTACGCGAGGCGGCGCGCCGTTCCCCCGACAAGCCGGCGCTGCTCTACCGCGACTCGGCGATGACCTGGGGCGAGCTCGAGGACGCCGTCTCCTCCGTCGCCGCCGGCCTCGGCACGCTCGGCCTGTCGCCCGGCGACCGCGTCGCCGTCGCGCTCGGCAACACTCCCGGCTTCGTCGTCTCCTACTTCGGCGCGCTGCGCGGCGGGTACGTCGCCGTGCCCGTCAACACGACGTACACCCCCGCCGAGCTCGGGCACGTCCTCGGCGACTCCGGCGCGGCCGTCGTCATCGGCACCCGCAGCGCCGCGCCGGCGCTGCTCGCGCTGCGCGAGGACGTACCCACGCTGAAGCACGTCGTGGTGTCCGACGCCGCCGCGGCGCCCGAGGGGACGACCAGCCTCGACGCGGTTCGCGCCGCGGGCGCGCCGGGGGTCGAGGCGTCGGAGCGCGGCGGCGAGGACCTCGCCGTCCTCATCTACACGTCCGGCACCTCGGGCCGGCCCAAGGGCGCGATGCTCAGCCACCGCGCGCTGCTCGCCAACCTCGACCAGTGCGCCGCCATCACGCCGCCCGTCGTCCAGGAGGACGACGTCGTGCTGCTCGTGCTGCCGCTGTTCCACATCTACGGCCTCAACCCCGCGCTCGGCATGGTCGCCAAGGCCGGCGCGACCGGCGTTCTCGTGGAGCGGTTCGACCCCGTCGACACCCTCGGCGAGATCCACCGCCGGCACGTCACCAACGTCGTCGGCGCGCCGCCGATGTACGTCGCCTGGTCGATGCTGCCCGACCTCTCCGAGGCGTTCGCGTCGGTACGCCTGCTCGTGTCGGGCGCTGCGCCGCTGCCCGCCACCGCGCTCTCCTCGATCCTCGAGCGGACCGGCCAGCACGTCTTCGAGGGGTACGGCCTCACCGAGACCTCGCCCGTCGTCACGACGACGCTCATGTCCGAGGTCGCGAAGCCCGGCTCGATCGGCCGCCCCGTCCCCGACGTCGAGCTCAAGCTCGTCGACGAGGCCGGCCACGAGACCGACGAGGAGGACCCCGGCGAGATCGTCGTCCGCGGCCCCAACGTCTTCTCCGGCTACTGGCCCGACGGCCACGACGGCCCGGACGCGGCCGGATGGTTCGCGACCGGCGACGTGGCGTACGCCGACGCCGACGGCGACCTGTTCCTCGTCGACCGGCGCAAGGAGCTCGTTCTCGTCAGCGGGTTCAACGTGTACCCGCGCGAGGTCGAGGACGTGCTGCTGCGTCACCCCGACATCCAGGAGGCGGCGGTCCTCGGGATCCCGCACCCGTACACCGGCGAGGCGGTCAAGGCGATCGTCGTCGTACGTCCCGGCGCGCAGCTGTCGGTCGAGGACGTCGTCGCGCACTGTCAGGTCTCGCTGGCGCGGTTCAAGTGCCCGACGGCCGTGGAGTTCGCGGACGAGCTGCCGCACTCGGCGACCGGCAAGGTGTCGAAGGGCCGGCTCCGCGAGAATGCCGGGCTCCTCGCGCGGTGA
- a CDS encoding sigma-70 family RNA polymerase sigma factor — MAHDVAFDELYARYRARLRRFAIAAYGRADADDIVQEAMLRAYASFARYDRERDAWGWLTAIVRNVARDRAARPHPVPVPDVGGASADACADVAERHLVRTALGRLSESDRDVLVLRECEDLTFLELSALFGRSENTLRQQVFRARRRLAAAYTALGGRACGVLWWLRRWPEPVAAAVVAGAVLAQAPAPPAAPAVRQEVAAGPAVRRSSAPAGPAAGRAAPGRPLQPARAARLVAPRADDVRPAATPAPHEREPRPGDSPVEAEAGYGPVEKAYRAEYEDGQSGVCALTAVC, encoded by the coding sequence ATGGCCCACGACGTCGCGTTCGACGAGCTCTACGCCCGCTACCGGGCACGCCTGCGCCGCTTCGCGATCGCGGCGTACGGCAGGGCCGACGCCGACGACATCGTGCAGGAGGCGATGCTGCGGGCGTACGCCTCCTTCGCCCGCTACGACCGCGAGCGCGACGCCTGGGGGTGGCTCACGGCGATCGTCCGCAACGTCGCCCGCGACCGTGCCGCGCGCCCGCATCCGGTGCCTGTGCCCGACGTCGGGGGCGCGTCGGCCGACGCCTGCGCCGACGTCGCCGAACGCCACCTGGTCCGTACGGCGCTCGGCCGGCTGTCCGAGTCGGACCGCGACGTGCTGGTGCTGCGGGAGTGCGAGGACCTGACGTTCCTCGAGTTGTCGGCGCTGTTCGGCCGGAGCGAGAACACGCTGCGCCAGCAGGTGTTCCGGGCGCGGCGCCGGCTGGCGGCGGCGTACACCGCACTGGGCGGCAGGGCCTGCGGCGTGCTGTGGTGGCTGCGCCGCTGGCCCGAGCCGGTCGCGGCGGCGGTCGTCGCGGGCGCGGTGCTGGCGCAGGCGCCCGCGCCGCCGGCGGCACCGGCCGTACGGCAGGAGGTGGCCGCCGGCCCGGCGGTGCGCCGAAGCAGTGCACCTGCCGGACCGGCGGCCGGGCGCGCCGCCCCCGGTCGGCCCCTACAACCGGCGAGGGCGGCGCGGCTCGTGGCGCCGCGCGCGGACGACGTACGTCCCGCCGCGACCCCGGCGCCGCACGAGCGCGAGCCGCGTCCCGGGGACTCCCCCGTCGAGGCGGAGGCCGGGTACGGCCCGGTCGAGAAGGCGTACCGCGCCGAGTACGAGGACGGGCAATCCGGCGTCTGCGCGCTGACGGCGGTCTGCTAG